One genomic segment of Pedobacter endophyticus includes these proteins:
- a CDS encoding glutaminase family protein, translated as MNKFKSIKLLGMMGCIFISSLLNAQERKAPSYPLITHNTYFSIWSNTDDLNQSSTTHWTGAENSLLGMLNVDGNIYRFLGKETPSYKTILGTSDEKGYEVKYTENEPKGDWSAFNYGANDWKTGSAPIGDDAKNVKTLWKSHDIWVRRNFTVANPASINDLFLKINHDDNIEVFLNGKKIYSKEGWTNTFQYIALNNSDKNALKSGQNVIAIHLINTAGGRYLDFGLVNKEKDNAGKVQLAKQKSVDVTATQTIYNFTCGKVDLKLTFTSPLLMNDLGLFARPVSYITYQVKANDNKTHQVKAFLSASSNIAVYRPSQEVTASKYATAKLSILKTGTIEQPILEKGADDMRIDWGYFYVAAPKAANTIQFVTSEKDAADAFRKGNSASTAKTGKMLALNTIVPFGTVGKAAVEKFVELGYDEIYSVQYFNKNLRPWWNTSGKETIEGQLTDAATQYKSVMAKCDAFNKSVYADALKSGGKEYADLCMLAYRQSIAAHTLVKSPQGEILWLSKENNSGGFINTVDVTYPSAPLYLIYNPALLQGMLNGIFYFSESGKYPHPWAAHDLGTYPKANGQTYGEPMPVEESGNMIILTAAIAKAQGNANYAKLHWKTLTTWADYLVKEGLDPKTQLCTDDFAGHLARNANLSVKAIVGIACYAQMAETLGYKETAAKYRAIAESMVPKWMEMADAGDHYALTFDNKDTWSQKYNLVWDKVLNLNLFPQKIYNTETKYYLTKQNRYGIPLDSRKAYTKNDWILWTATFAPTREQFEALVHPVYKHAIETESRVPLNDFYDSNTGIRDNFKARSVVGGFYMKMLADKLK; from the coding sequence ATGAACAAGTTTAAATCCATTAAATTACTGGGCATGATGGGCTGCATTTTTATCAGCAGTTTATTAAACGCTCAGGAACGAAAGGCGCCCTCTTACCCTTTAATTACGCACAACACTTATTTCAGCATCTGGTCAAACACCGATGATTTGAACCAATCATCAACTACGCATTGGACCGGAGCAGAAAATTCGCTATTAGGAATGTTAAATGTAGATGGCAATATTTATCGCTTTTTAGGAAAAGAAACGCCTAGTTACAAAACTATACTGGGCACTTCAGACGAGAAGGGATACGAAGTAAAGTACACAGAAAACGAGCCTAAAGGCGATTGGAGCGCATTTAATTATGGCGCAAACGATTGGAAAACCGGATCTGCACCTATAGGCGACGACGCAAAGAATGTTAAAACCCTGTGGAAATCGCATGATATTTGGGTGAGAAGGAACTTTACGGTAGCCAACCCTGCGTCGATAAATGATCTTTTTCTAAAGATCAATCACGATGATAATATCGAGGTTTTCCTTAATGGGAAAAAGATTTATTCAAAAGAGGGCTGGACAAATACCTTTCAGTATATCGCCCTGAACAATAGCGATAAAAATGCCTTAAAATCAGGCCAAAACGTAATTGCCATTCACCTGATAAATACAGCTGGTGGCCGCTACCTTGATTTTGGATTGGTTAATAAAGAGAAAGATAATGCCGGGAAAGTTCAGCTGGCCAAACAAAAAAGCGTTGATGTAACCGCAACTCAGACCATTTATAATTTTACTTGTGGCAAAGTTGATTTGAAGCTGACCTTTACCTCGCCACTGCTCATGAACGATTTGGGTTTGTTTGCAAGGCCGGTATCGTACATCACGTATCAGGTAAAAGCTAACGATAACAAAACGCATCAGGTTAAAGCCTTTTTAAGTGCCTCATCCAATATTGCTGTTTACAGACCGTCGCAAGAAGTTACGGCCAGCAAGTACGCAACGGCTAAACTATCGATTTTAAAAACGGGTACTATAGAACAACCCATATTAGAAAAAGGTGCCGATGATATGCGTATCGATTGGGGCTATTTTTATGTTGCGGCACCAAAAGCGGCCAATACCATTCAATTTGTAACTTCAGAGAAAGATGCAGCCGATGCATTTAGAAAAGGCAATTCAGCATCGACAGCAAAAACAGGGAAAATGCTGGCCTTGAATACTATCGTTCCGTTTGGCACGGTAGGAAAAGCAGCCGTAGAAAAATTTGTTGAATTGGGTTACGACGAAATTTATTCCGTACAATACTTCAACAAGAATCTACGACCTTGGTGGAACACATCGGGCAAAGAAACGATTGAAGGACAATTAACCGATGCGGCTACGCAATACAAATCGGTGATGGCCAAATGCGATGCCTTTAACAAATCCGTTTATGCCGACGCCTTAAAATCGGGCGGAAAAGAATACGCCGATTTATGTATGCTGGCCTATCGCCAAAGCATTGCCGCCCATACGCTTGTAAAAAGCCCGCAAGGCGAAATTTTATGGTTATCGAAAGAGAACAATAGCGGTGGTTTTATTAACACCGTTGATGTAACTTATCCTTCAGCGCCATTATACCTCATTTATAATCCCGCGTTATTGCAAGGAATGTTGAATGGTATTTTCTATTTCAGCGAAAGCGGCAAATACCCGCACCCTTGGGCGGCGCACGATTTAGGTACCTATCCAAAAGCGAACGGACAAACCTATGGCGAGCCAATGCCAGTTGAGGAATCGGGAAACATGATTATTTTAACCGCGGCAATTGCCAAGGCGCAAGGAAATGCCAATTACGCAAAATTGCACTGGAAAACCTTAACCACCTGGGCTGATTATTTGGTAAAAGAAGGACTCGACCCGAAAACGCAGTTGTGTACGGATGATTTTGCCGGCCACCTTGCCCGAAATGCAAACTTATCGGTTAAGGCCATTGTTGGGATTGCCTGTTACGCACAAATGGCCGAAACATTGGGTTACAAAGAAACTGCAGCAAAGTACAGAGCTATTGCCGAAAGCATGGTGCCTAAATGGATGGAAATGGCCGATGCAGGCGATCACTATGCGTTAACATTTGATAATAAAGATACCTGGAGCCAAAAATATAACCTTGTTTGGGATAAGGTGCTCAATTTAAACCTGTTCCCGCAAAAGATTTATAATACCGAAACAAAGTATTATTTAACTAAGCAGAACAGGTACGGTATTCCGCTCGATAGCCGAAAAGCCTATACTAAAAACGACTGGATTTTATGGACAGCCACGTTTGCACCAACCCGCGAGCAATTTGAGGCATTGGTTCATCCGGTTTATAAGCATGCTATTGAAACCGAATCGAGAGTACCATTAAACGATTTTTACGATTCGAATACCGGTATTCGCGATAACTTTAAAGCCAGAAGCGTAGTGGGCGGTTTTTATATGAAAATGCTTGCTGATAAGTTGAAATAA
- the dinB gene encoding DNA polymerase IV, translated as MSDQTSPTVRKIIHIDMDAFYASVEQRDFPELRGKPIVVGGKPDRRGVVATASYEARVFGIRSAMSCSKAYQLCPTAIFVYPRFDAYSAVSKAIREIFSRYTDIIEPLSLDEAYLDVTEDKLGLGSAIDIAKSIKEAIKNELNLTASAGVSVNKFVAKVASDMNKPDGLTFIGPSKIKAFMEKLPVEKFFGVGKVTAARMKAMQINTGADLKKLTEPQLTAQFGKSGSFYYKIVRGIDDRPVRAHRETKSVGAEDTLAEDTNDDAVMHDLLKQISETVASRLEKYQLSGKTITVKIKFEDFKIITRSRSFGVAINNAATIYKEAIKLLEEADIGFAKVRLLGITLSRFYDEVAPEKPESNQLEFEF; from the coding sequence ATGTCCGATCAAACCTCACCAACAGTTCGCAAGATTATCCATATCGATATGGATGCTTTTTATGCATCTGTAGAGCAGCGAGATTTTCCAGAGTTACGCGGAAAACCAATTGTTGTTGGTGGCAAGCCTGATAGACGCGGCGTAGTGGCAACGGCAAGTTATGAGGCCCGGGTTTTCGGGATTCGGTCGGCCATGTCGTGTAGTAAAGCTTACCAGTTGTGCCCCACAGCCATTTTTGTTTATCCGCGTTTCGACGCCTATTCTGCCGTTTCGAAGGCGATAAGGGAAATATTTAGTCGCTATACTGATATTATCGAACCACTTTCGTTAGATGAGGCTTACTTAGATGTTACCGAAGATAAACTCGGACTTGGTTCGGCTATTGATATTGCAAAGTCAATTAAAGAGGCCATTAAGAATGAGTTAAATCTCACCGCTTCGGCCGGAGTTTCTGTTAACAAGTTTGTGGCCAAGGTAGCCTCTGATATGAACAAGCCCGACGGATTAACTTTCATCGGACCATCTAAAATTAAGGCCTTCATGGAAAAACTGCCCGTCGAAAAATTTTTCGGCGTGGGCAAGGTTACAGCGGCCAGAATGAAAGCCATGCAAATTAACACCGGTGCCGACTTAAAGAAATTGACGGAACCACAACTGACTGCTCAATTCGGAAAATCGGGAAGCTTTTACTATAAAATTGTACGCGGAATTGACGACAGACCGGTAAGGGCACATCGCGAAACCAAGTCTGTTGGAGCAGAGGATACCCTAGCGGAAGACACAAACGATGACGCCGTAATGCACGATTTACTCAAGCAAATTAGCGAAACGGTAGCCAGCCGATTGGAAAAATACCAGCTGAGCGGTAAAACGATCACGGTAAAAATCAAGTTTGAAGATTTTAAGATCATTACCCGCAGCAGATCTTTCGGCGTAGCCATAAATAACGCAGCAACGATTTACAAAGAAGCGATTAAACTTTTGGAGGAAGCGGATATCGGCTTTGCCAAAGTTCGATTACTGGGAATTACCTTATCGAGATTTTATGATGAGGTAGCGCCGGAGAAACCAGAAAGCAACCAATTGGAATTTGAGTTTTAA
- a CDS encoding PKD domain-containing protein, producing MKRLLSVFSLLLLIVVLTVKCKKDETVEVVQEVEEPKPLVAFDYKLPDPTKFLEVQFTATPQNYKSLLWQFGDDSTSVEVSPKHVYRFPGTYHVVLTARNGQGYTAVKEVNIKVVDPTINYAICGENYMKTIGGIFSVNLEAGAGADSGEGSKKLVDGDIKTKFLQAGFDGTQRCTFELKTPQVVGAYTLTSGNDAADRDPKFWILQGSTDGIQYRDLHTVTVCPWENTNSGASRNQTKLFHFDNYVAYKFYRLYIKQTRSARVFQLSEWTINKKQP from the coding sequence ATGAAAAGATTATTAAGTGTGTTTTCGCTTTTGCTGCTTATCGTTGTGTTAACGGTAAAATGTAAAAAAGACGAAACCGTAGAGGTTGTGCAAGAAGTTGAGGAGCCAAAACCATTGGTTGCTTTTGACTACAAGCTGCCCGACCCGACAAAATTTTTAGAGGTGCAGTTTACCGCCACCCCGCAAAACTATAAGTCGCTGCTTTGGCAATTTGGCGATGACAGTACCTCCGTAGAGGTGTCGCCAAAACACGTTTATCGTTTTCCGGGTACTTATCATGTGGTACTAACGGCCAGAAACGGACAAGGCTACACGGCGGTAAAAGAGGTTAACATAAAAGTAGTAGACCCCACAATTAACTACGCAATTTGTGGCGAAAACTACATGAAAACCATTGGCGGTATTTTCTCGGTAAATTTAGAAGCCGGTGCCGGTGCCGATAGTGGCGAAGGCTCTAAAAAACTGGTCGATGGCGATATCAAAACCAAGTTTTTACAGGCTGGTTTCGATGGAACCCAAAGATGTACCTTCGAATTAAAAACGCCGCAGGTTGTAGGTGCCTATACGCTAACATCGGGCAATGATGCTGCAGACCGCGATCCGAAGTTCTGGATTTTGCAGGGCTCAACAGATGGAATTCAGTACCGCGATTTACATACGGTAACCGTTTGCCCGTGGGAAAACACCAATTCCGGAGCAAGTAGAAACCAAACTAAATTGTTCCATTTTGATAATTATGTGGCCTACAAATTTTACAGGCTATACATTAAGCAAACCCGATCGGCAAGGGTATTCCAATTGTCTGAATGGACGATTAATAAGAAACAGCCTTAA
- a CDS encoding alkaline phosphatase family protein — MTKRYKLLFGVIATVITTAIFSCNKEFDRTLAEKDGTDTTQVRYGARKVLYLVVDGARGQSVSTANIPNINALLPNSIYSWVALNEPDATQNATNWATMLTGAKKAKHMVADDNLTNNNLQNYPIIFKRIKDIQPQAKIAAYTSSSVFQKLTTGADISTLVNNDDQVKAAVINQLNTDTASVIVGHFTDVDKAGMANANGYDNSFPVYKTAIEKFDSSVGEIMAALKKRPNYLNEDWLVVIASSDGGAYTLPANTDDQTIFSKPGNNSFIIYYSSTYQKRIIVKPFTGNRYLGKTVKLIDTGIRAEISGADAAVYNIDDTTKMTIELKVKKNLDIFRWPSILGKRKEWSSGHPSVGWVIYLEEAYWYFEWRGTKDTDYKQCRGGDLSKGKWENLSVKIEQRGTQRFVRTYTNGVYNNEVEITNSGSLANSNPLKLGYLNGTGHGVPDCYVTDIRFFKLSVPESVIGQYACETSIDQSHPSYNYLVGYWPATDGNGDKMIDLSSQGHDFTLKGKYVWENFNDLICPPSASTLAVLVPQTADIPTQVINWLKIANKQTWSLDGRVWLDQ; from the coding sequence ATGACGAAAAGATATAAATTATTGTTTGGTGTAATCGCCACAGTAATTACAACGGCCATATTTTCTTGTAACAAGGAATTCGATAGAACACTTGCTGAAAAAGACGGTACCGATACCACACAGGTGAGGTATGGTGCCCGAAAAGTGCTTTACCTGGTGGTAGATGGCGCCAGAGGGCAATCCGTATCAACAGCAAACATTCCAAATATTAACGCATTGTTGCCAAATTCCATTTATAGCTGGGTGGCACTAAACGAGCCCGATGCAACACAAAATGCAACCAATTGGGCAACCATGCTTACCGGCGCAAAAAAAGCCAAGCATATGGTGGCTGATGATAACCTGACCAACAACAACCTGCAAAATTACCCCATCATTTTTAAACGCATAAAGGACATCCAGCCACAGGCCAAAATTGCGGCTTACACCTCATCTTCTGTTTTTCAAAAACTGACCACTGGTGCCGATATCAGTACCCTTGTAAATAACGATGATCAGGTAAAGGCTGCTGTAATCAATCAGTTGAATACAGATACAGCTTCGGTTATTGTTGGGCATTTTACCGATGTGGATAAAGCAGGTATGGCGAATGCGAACGGCTACGACAATTCGTTTCCTGTTTACAAAACCGCTATCGAAAAATTTGATAGCAGTGTAGGCGAAATTATGGCCGCACTAAAGAAACGCCCAAACTACCTTAACGAAGATTGGTTAGTGGTTATCGCATCAAGCGATGGCGGTGCTTATACGCTTCCGGCCAATACCGATGACCAAACCATTTTTAGCAAACCCGGTAATAATTCTTTCATCATTTACTACAGTTCAACCTATCAAAAACGAATTATTGTTAAACCATTTACCGGTAACAGGTATTTAGGTAAAACCGTAAAGCTGATTGATACAGGCATCAGAGCTGAAATTTCTGGTGCTGATGCAGCCGTTTATAATATAGACGATACCACCAAAATGACCATTGAGCTAAAGGTTAAAAAGAATCTGGATATTTTTAGGTGGCCGAGTATTTTGGGGAAAAGGAAGGAGTGGTCTAGCGGTCACCCAAGCGTGGGCTGGGTAATTTACCTCGAAGAAGCGTATTGGTATTTTGAATGGAGAGGTACAAAAGATACCGACTACAAACAATGCCGTGGCGGCGATTTAAGCAAAGGCAAATGGGAAAACCTTTCGGTTAAGATAGAGCAACGTGGCACCCAACGCTTTGTTCGAACGTATACAAACGGTGTATATAATAACGAAGTAGAAATTACCAATTCTGGTTCGCTGGCCAATTCAAATCCGCTTAAATTGGGTTATTTAAATGGTACTGGCCACGGCGTGCCCGATTGCTACGTTACCGATATTCGTTTCTTTAAGTTAAGCGTTCCAGAAAGCGTAATTGGTCAGTATGCCTGCGAAACCTCTATCGATCAGAGCCATCCATCCTACAACTATTTGGTAGGTTACTGGCCTGCAACCGATGGAAACGGCGATAAAATGATCGATCTTTCATCACAAGGGCACGACTTTACGCTAAAAGGAAAATATGTTTGGGAAAACTTTAACGATCTGATCTGTCCGCCATCAGCCAGCACTTTGGCCGTTTTGGTGCCGCAAACAGCAGATATTCCAACACAAGTAATAAACTGGTTAAAAATAGCCAACAAGCAAACATGGTCTCTTGATGGACGGGTTTGGTTAGATCAATAG
- a CDS encoding response regulator, translated as MGNKKILIADDDEGIVDAVTMILEVMGYDVDYTYDGGTVIDAVKNKPDLILLDIWMSGHDGRDICKQLKNDPQYKEIPVLMISASRDIRQSALDAGANDFMEKPFEMDLLLNKVTHLLN; from the coding sequence ATGGGAAATAAAAAAATACTCATCGCAGACGATGATGAGGGCATTGTTGATGCAGTAACGATGATTTTAGAGGTAATGGGATACGATGTTGATTATACCTATGACGGTGGAACTGTAATAGATGCCGTAAAAAATAAACCAGACTTAATTCTCCTTGATATATGGATGAGCGGGCACGATGGTAGAGACATTTGCAAACAACTTAAAAACGACCCTCAATATAAGGAAATCCCAGTATTGATGATATCTGCAAGCAGAGACATTCGCCAATCGGCGTTGGATGCCGGTGCAAACGACTTCATGGAAAAGCCTTTCGAAATGGATTTGCTGTTGAACAAGGTAACTCATCTTTTAAATTAG
- a CDS encoding PA14 domain-containing protein, with protein MKRVVYLIVIGLATMVGAYSCKESQIEDLSQPDPASRSITGEGIVVGNVSIDNEFVKVPFKISLSGVAEEAFQVGLTLNNDTVTQLINNGTLTNAILMPSAAVEYPTVINVAYGNDSGEGIAIVRRSTLERNFGKKVVFALKLSAPGKGNKIAGGKSTILVVINTQDLLKSTDLHYLTLNGGGTYNVVYQGTYIVGPAGITIPLVVSLANSPSSAFNIKIKDNVDTISTLVAAGTLPANAIHLAAKDYSLDTLVRFNTGASSATVRLSIPWPVFDANIAANKKFAFALSISDATNHVIHPTNSKLIVTVDPNVNLDNNSYISGTGTGLTARYYTNYQMDPDDGRAPFVTRVDEAINFSGDGWPDGVKNSAGVSLSRDNFSTRWTGEFLAPVRGTYTFYQTRWDDGSRLYVNGVALVNDYTTQWDKDTRKGTIFLERGKRYKIEAHHRENVGGQQAYLEIEVPNVLSKRVIPKSQLYPTP; from the coding sequence ATGAAAAGAGTTGTATACTTAATAGTAATAGGATTAGCCACCATGGTGGGTGCCTATTCTTGCAAAGAGTCGCAAATAGAAGATTTATCCCAACCCGATCCGGCCAGCAGGAGCATAACCGGCGAAGGCATTGTGGTGGGCAACGTGTCCATCGATAATGAGTTTGTAAAAGTTCCCTTCAAAATCTCCTTATCCGGAGTTGCCGAAGAAGCTTTTCAGGTGGGCTTAACACTCAACAACGATACCGTTACCCAGCTGATTAATAATGGAACCTTAACCAATGCCATCTTAATGCCGTCGGCAGCAGTAGAATATCCTACGGTAATTAATGTGGCTTACGGTAACGATAGTGGCGAAGGTATTGCAATCGTTCGCCGATCGACGCTGGAACGTAACTTTGGCAAAAAAGTGGTTTTTGCATTAAAACTATCAGCGCCGGGCAAGGGCAACAAAATCGCCGGAGGTAAATCGACCATATTGGTGGTGATCAATACGCAGGATTTATTGAAATCCACCGATTTGCATTACCTTACATTAAACGGTGGCGGTACCTACAACGTGGTTTACCAGGGCACTTACATTGTTGGCCCGGCAGGAATAACCATTCCGCTCGTTGTAAGTCTGGCCAATTCGCCATCATCCGCATTTAATATCAAAATTAAAGATAACGTAGATACCATCTCAACCCTGGTTGCAGCAGGAACGCTTCCGGCAAACGCCATCCATTTGGCCGCAAAAGATTACTCGCTCGATACTTTGGTGCGTTTTAACACAGGCGCTTCCAGCGCTACCGTGAGGCTCTCCATTCCCTGGCCCGTTTTCGATGCCAACATTGCAGCAAATAAAAAGTTTGCCTTTGCCCTGAGTATCAGCGATGCAACAAACCATGTCATTCACCCAACAAATAGCAAGCTCATTGTTACGGTAGATCCGAATGTAAACCTCGATAACAACTCTTACATTTCAGGAACAGGTACCGGCCTAACCGCAAGGTATTACACCAACTACCAAATGGATCCTGATGATGGTCGTGCACCCTTTGTAACCAGAGTTGACGAGGCTATTAACTTTAGCGGCGACGGATGGCCGGACGGCGTTAAAAATTCGGCAGGAGTTTCGTTAAGCAGAGATAATTTCTCTACCCGTTGGACAGGAGAATTCCTTGCGCCTGTTCGCGGAACCTACACTTTCTACCAAACCCGTTGGGATGATGGTTCGAGGTTGTATGTTAACGGCGTGGCCCTCGTAAACGATTATACCACCCAGTGGGATAAGGATACCAGAAAGGGAACCATATTTTTAGAGCGTGGTAAACGTTATAAAATTGAAGCACACCACCGTGAAAACGTGGGTGGACAGCAGGCTTATCTCGAAATTGAGGTGCCCAACGTTTTAAGTAAACGCGTAATTCCAAAAAGCCAGTTATATCCTACACCATAA